The Candidatus Nealsonbacteria bacterium genome contains the following window.
GCTCCTTTTGTTCCCAGACCAGCGTTTAATATTATTAATGGTGGGGCTCATGCTGGAAACGATTTAGATTTTCAGGAATTTATGATTTCTCCCAAGAAGAAAACTTTTAGCGAATCTTTAAGAGAAGCTTCTGAAATTTATCATAAACTTAAAGATAATATAAACGATAAGTATTCTTCATTGGCCACTAATATAGGTGATGAAGGTGGATTTGCTCCCCCCATTAAAGATCCCAAGGAAGCAATTGATTTAATACTAAAAACAAAGAAAGTTGATATTTTTCTAGATGTTGCCGCCGGTGAATTTTTTGATGGCAAAAACTATAAAACAAAATTTAAGAAATCAGATCTTCTTAGCTATTATCTTGAGTTAGTTAAGAAATATCCAATTGTATCAATTGAAGATCCCTTTGATGAAGATGACTGGGATAAATGGTCAGAAATGATGAGTAAGGCAAGTCCGGATCTTTTGATTATTGGAGATGATCTCTTATCTACTAATCCTGAAAGGATAAAGAAAGCAATTGAATTAAAATCTTGCAATGCAATGATTTTAAAATTAAATCAAATAGGAACGGTAAGCGAAGGAATTGAAGCGGCATCATTGGCTAGAGATGCTAATTGGAAGATTATGGTGTCTCATAGGTCTGGAGAAACAGTTGATGATTTTATAGCCGATTTTTCAGTTGGAATATCATCAGAATTTATCAAGTCTGGAGCTCCAGCGAGGGGAGAGCGAGTAGCTAAATATAATAGATTATTGAAGATTGAGGAAGAATTATTAAAACAATTATAAAATATGAAAGATAAAAATTTAATCAATGCCCTAGCCATTGTTCATATAGTTTATGAAATCAAACAATAAAGTATTATTTCTAATCATAGATGGCCTGGGAGATAGTGCCATTCCTGAATTTAATGGTAAGACACCTCTTGAATCGGCTAATACTCCTAATTTAGACCAGCTTGCCAAAAATGGGGCCTGTGGATCAGTCAATGCTTTTTTGATGCCACCATTTAAGCTTCCGGATTCATCTCTTTCACACTTTGCTGCTTTTGGATATGATCCTAAGAAATATTTTCCTGGAAGAGGGATTTGTGAAGCCTTGGGAGTTAATTTTAAATTAAAAGAGGGAGATGTAGCTTTAAGGGTTAATTTTGGGACTGTAGATGAAAACTTAATCATTGTAGATAGGAGGGCTGGAAGAATAGCCGATACCTCTGAATTGGTAAAAGCTATATCTGGCATTAAAATAGATGGCGTTAGCTTTATTGTTAAAGACTCAATGTCTCATCGCGCAGTTTTAGTTTTAAGAGGTACTAATATCTCCGACAAGATAACTGATAATGATAAGAAAAAAATGGGGATTAAACCATTAAGAATTAAGCCAAGGGATAAGAGCAGGGAAGCAATTTTTACTGCTAAAGTTTTAAACGAATTCTTGGAAAAAGCGCACGAGATACTTAAAGTTCACCCGCTAAACAAGAAAAGAAAGTTACCGGCAAATTATCTTTTAGTTAGGGGTGTTGGAAAGATGAAGGTGATTCCAAGCTTTGAAGAGAAGCATGGTATGAAAGCAGTTTGTATTGCTGGTGGGGATCTTTATAAAGGAATTGCTCGAGCGTTAGGAATGAAGGTTCTTTCAGTTAAGGGATCCAATATTTTTTTCGATACAAATTTAAAAGGAGAGATCAATAGCTCCGTTCGTTCTTTAAAAGATAATGATTTTGTTTTCTGGCACATTAAGGCAACTGATAGTTTGGCCGAGGACGGCAATTTTATTAAAAAGAGATTATTTATAGAAAGAATTGATCGTGAAATATTTCCATTGATGAATTTAAAAAATACCTTATTAGTTATAACATCCGATCATTCTACCTGTTCTCTTAAAAAGAGTCATTGCAAGAAGTTAATACCGACAATTATATCCGGGCCAAAGGTTAAGGCAGATAGTGTTTCTAGTTATTCTGAAAAATCATGCTTACGGGGTAGTCTTGGTA
Protein-coding sequences here:
- the eno gene encoding phosphopyruvate hydratase; this encodes MKIRSVKAREILDSRGNPTIEVVVNESFQSSVSSGASRGKYEALELRDGGKRYLGKGVLKAVKNVNQIIAPKLIGMNVLDQKKVDQMMIDLDGTKNKSKLGANAILGVSMAICRAGSDAKKTSLYNYIFNLSKKELKNEAPFVPRPAFNIINGGAHAGNDLDFQEFMISPKKKTFSESLREASEIYHKLKDNINDKYSSLATNIGDEGGFAPPIKDPKEAIDLILKTKKVDIFLDVAAGEFFDGKNYKTKFKKSDLLSYYLELVKKYPIVSIEDPFDEDDWDKWSEMMSKASPDLLIIGDDLLSTNPERIKKAIELKSCNAMILKLNQIGTVSEGIEAASLARDANWKIMVSHRSGETVDDFIADFSVGISSEFIKSGAPARGERVAKYNRLLKIEEELLKQL
- the apgM gene encoding 2,3-bisphosphoglycerate-independent phosphoglycerate mutase encodes the protein MKSNNKVLFLIIDGLGDSAIPEFNGKTPLESANTPNLDQLAKNGACGSVNAFLMPPFKLPDSSLSHFAAFGYDPKKYFPGRGICEALGVNFKLKEGDVALRVNFGTVDENLIIVDRRAGRIADTSELVKAISGIKIDGVSFIVKDSMSHRAVLVLRGTNISDKITDNDKKKMGIKPLRIKPRDKSREAIFTAKVLNEFLEKAHEILKVHPLNKKRKLPANYLLVRGVGKMKVIPSFEEKHGMKAVCIAGGDLYKGIARALGMKVLSVKGSNIFFDTNLKGEINSSVRSLKDNDFVFWHIKATDSLAEDGNFIKKRLFIERIDREIFPLMNLKNTLLVITSDHSTCSLKKSHCKKLIPTIISGPKVKADSVSSYSEKSCLRGSLGKMEQLNLMKKVKSFL